The following nucleotide sequence is from Bacteroidales bacterium.
GAAGAAAAACTGTTAGAAGCAGCCCGACAAAATGCTCATCGCATTAAAATCGTTGCACCTGAAAGAATTAATGAAGAACTGGAAAAAATACTATCCTTACCTAATCCCTCTCGTGGTTTTCGCCTACTTGACGAGATTTACCTTTTACATGAAATCCTCCCTGAACTCGTAGACCTTAAAGGTGTTTCAACTGTTGAAGGTTACCATCATAAAGACAACTTTGAGCACTCTTTAAAAGTCCTGGACAATGTTTCTCGATCCTCACAAAAAATTGCTCTTCGTTGGGCGGCTCTACTTCATGATATTGGAAAGGCACGAACAAAACAGCTTGACAAAGAAAAAGGATGGACCTTTCATGGTCACGATGCTATTGGTAGCCGTATGGTGATTGACATTTTCAAACGACTTCACCTCTCCCAAGAAAAAACAGAATATGTCTCCAAACTTATCTCCTTACATCTTCGACCTATCAATCTTGTAGATGAAGGGGTTACCGATAGTGCTATCCGACGCCTTATTTTCGATGCTGGCAATGAACTAGAAGACCTCTTTATTCTAGTTGAAGCTGATATCACCAGTCGTAACCGAGAAAAAGTTAAACGTTACCTGCAGAATTTTCGTATATTGAAAGAAAGAATTTTAGAAGTAGAGCAAAAAGATCGCATTAGAAATTTTCAGCCACCCGTCTCTGGCGACGAAATCATGAAATTACTGCATCTCCCTCCAGGACCTACAATCGGCACTTTAAAAAAAAGCATCAAGGATGCTATTCTAGATGGCATTATTCCGAATGAAAAAGAAGCCGCTTTGAATTTCCTCTATGAACAAGCCAAAAAATTAGGTTTAATGAATGGAAATTAATTTGTCACCAATTTATGAAATCAAGCATTTAGCAAAAATTTTGTAGGTTTGTAAAAAAATAATATGCAACACATCTATCGTTTTAGGATAACCAGCGATGATAACGATGACTTTCTCAGAGTTATTGATATACCTGCAAATTTTACTTTCCTGGAATTACATCATTACTTATACAAAATCTTAAAATTGGAAGGAAACGAACTTGCATCTTTTTACATTCTCGACAACAAATACAATAAAAAAAAGGAAATCACACTCATCGATATGAATGTGAACGACGATGAAAATGCTGAATCTATTTTACTGATGGAAAATGTTAAGTTAAATCAAATTATTGATGATCCTCATCAAAAGCTGGCGTATGTATACGATTTTATGAACATGTATACATTTAATCTGGAACTTATTAAGACATTCCAGGGTAAAGAACATTCATTATATCCCCAAATTATTGAATCTATAGGGGAACCCTTCATAGAAACACCTCCATTTAAAAACCTAATTCATGAAAATGTTTTAACCGAAAGTGAGTTCAACAACCAAATCCCTGACGAAGAAGACCTCAAAGCATTGTTATCCGATGACAATCAAGAATTGGATTTGGAAAGTGATTATTTTACAGACGAGGATAAATAAAAAATAAATTATGACAAATTTCAATCTAAAACATTTACCAGAACGAACCACTAAACCCAGAAAATTTGGGCTTAACATGGTGATGGATAAAGGACTAAGTTTACAAGAAATTGAAGGATTACTCGATGTTGCTGGGCATCTTATAGATTTTGTTAAATTAGGTTTTGGAACAGCTGTCGTTACCCAAAAGCTCCCAGAAAAAATTCAGCTTTATAAATCAGCAGGAATAAAGGTTTACTTTGGCGGGACACTTTTTGAAGCTTATCTTATACGTGGGCAAATCAACGAATTCATAAAATTACTTGAAAAATTTGAATTAGATACAGTGGAAATTAGCGATGGTTCCATGGATTTCGATCATAATGCTAAATGCAAATACATCTCTACGTTTGCCAAAAACTTTACTGTTCTTAGTGAAGTTGGCTCTAAAAGACCAGAAATTATCATCAAACCTGCTGAATGGGTTAAACAAATGCTTTTAGAATTGGAAGCAGGTTCCTCTTACGTCATTGCTGAAGCACGCGAAGCTGGGAATATTGGCATCTATAACCACAGTGGAGCGGCTAAAAAAACATTAATATCTAAGATTTCTGAAAAAGTACCTTTTGAAAAAATTATTTGGGAAGCCCCTCAGAAAAGTCAACAAGTATATTTCATCAAAGAATTTGGTGCTAATGTTAATCTCGGTAACATTCCTCCTTCTGAAGTTATTCCACTTGAAACACTTCGCTTAGGACTACGCGGTGATACGTTCTTTCAGTTTTTACCAGACGAACTAAAAAACTTCTATAAAGAATTCGATATCTAATTCAACTTTTATCATGAAGAAAAATATAGTTTTCGCAACTTTAATGTTATCATTATTGAACTTTTATGCTCAAGAAGAATCTACTATAAACATAAAAATCACTGAGGTTCCGTATCAGCCCGTTACTGCATTTCTTCGTGTTTCTTTTGATGTAGGATTTCAACAAAGAGTTACATGGAAGAACGTTAACTATAAAGCTAGAAATCAAATAGGTTTTGCTCTGGGACTTATTTCTTGCAAGGAGTCTGACATTCAATTTGAAACAAGAGTTGGATTTAGGCAAGTAGATATCTCTAATATTGATTCTGTTCCATTTCGAAAGTATTTCGATTTTGACATTTTAATAGGTGGTCGTTTTTTTCCACGTTATCCCACTTTTGGATTAAGTAGAACTACTCCTGTCCGTCTGACTTTTTCCACACTTGGCGGTTTAAGTCTAACTGGCAATGATTTAACTAATATAGGTTTTTCCACCATTTTTACAGGAGGTTTCATCATTTCTCAAAAAGACAACCCTTCAGGCATTCTCCTCGAACTACAATACAGACTTCTAGGTAATGATCCCGCAACTGATTTACACTTGCATTCAGCGTGGTTGCTTTCTGTAGCATGGCTTTTCGGTCCATAAGAAGATATGCATGAAAAAAATCGCTATCATTGGAGCTGGACCTGCTGGATCGACGGCAGCATATTATTTATCCAAACATCAAAAAAAACATTCCTTTCAAATCGACATCTACGAACCTTCACCTTATGTTGGTGGAATGGCTGCAACCATTGAACTATGGCAGCAGAAGGCAGATCTGGGACCTCATAGATTTTTTAGCTATGATCCTATTGTCAACCAGCTTTGGGACGAGTGTGTGGATGGTAAATTTGCTTATGTCAAACGAAAAACAAGAATATATTATAAGGGTAAGTTTTTTCATTATCCTTTGCAAGCTTCTGACATAGTCACGAAACTTAACCCTATAGAAACAACGGAAGCTCTTTTCAGCTATTTAGTTCAGAAAATCAAACCTTCGCAAGATTTGGATACCTTCGACTCTTGGGTCATACATCAATTCGGTAAAAAACTCTACAAAACTTTTTTCAAGACCTATACAGAAAAATTATGGGGGATTCCATGCCATGAATTGGACGCTGACTTTGCTAAACAACGAATTAAAAAATTTTCACTATCTGAAGCTATTAAATCAATTTTATTTCCATCAACCAAAAAAAGACATAAAACCCTTGCCGAAAAATTCAAATATCCTCTTCAAGGAAGTGGACAGGTCTACGAGTTCATGATTAATTACGCACTTCATCACGGTGCCAACTTTTATCCATTCAAAGTAAAAAAAATCGAAACACATAACCATCAAGCAACGGGTATCTTCACAGAAAAAGGTGATTTTATTCCTTACGACCATGTTATTTCATCCATGCCTATTACTGACTTGATAAATGCTATAGATGACATCCCAACTGAAATCAAGAGATTAGCATCAAAACTTCGTTTTAGAAATACCATACTTGTTTATTTGTTGATTGACAACAATCACCTCTTTGATGATCAATGGATTTATGTTCATGATGAAAGACTCTTATGTGGTCGTATCACTAATTTTCGAAATTGGGTTCCAACATTATATGGAGGAAATCCTTATACCATTCTTGCTATGGAGTATTGGTGTTTTGACGAAGATAAAATTTGGCTTGCTAATGACGAAGAGCTTATTCAACTTGCATCGACAGAAATTGTCAAAACAAACCTAGTTCAGTTTTCCCAAATTCTCGACGGAAAAGTTATTCGACTTGCTAAGTCTTATCCTGTCTACTTCGCAGGATATAAAAAAATTTTAGCCTCAATAAAGGATTATTTTCAATTCATTGATAATCTCCAACTCATAGGTCGATACGGAAGCTACAAATACAACAATCAGGACCACAGCATACTCATGGGAATCAAAGCTGCTGAAAATATCATTTACAATGCACGACATGACCTCTGGAATATTAATACTGATTACGACACATATTTGGAAGGAGAAATTAAGACATGAGTTTAATAAAACATATAACCGTCTTAGGAGTTGATCCCGGCACAAAACACCTAGGATATTGCCTCATGAAAGGTTACCTAGGGAAATTTCAACAAGTACAAATTTTAGATATTAATGTCTTTAATTCTCGCAAGACGACTCATGAAGAAAAACTTAAAGATATTTTTGATTTTTTTTCAAACTACATCAAGGCCAAGAAACCTGATATTGTCGTCATTGAGAATGCTTTCTTGGGAAAAAATGTGCAAACCATGCTAAAATTAGGACGTTTACAAGGAATATTATTCGCGGTAGGTCACTACCTTAAAATACCCATTTTGACTTTAACTCCTGGCGAAATTAAACAAAGTGTGACAGGTAAAGGCAACGCTAGTAAACAACAAGTATCATTTATGATAAAACAATTTTTTCAATTAAATGACAAACTAAAGACAGATGCAACAGATGCAGCTGCTGTAGCATTTACCTATTTTATCAAAACAAAAAAAATCATACACTCTCCCACCTCAAATTGGAAAAAATTTATAGAGCAAAATCCGGATAGAATTTTATAACTTGCTTAAACAAGCAATAATCGTATTTTTAATCTCTTCAAATTCTTCTGACGTCAATCTTAGTTTTGGTTTGGAGAAATCTAGGTCATGCAAGTTCCTAATAGGTACCAAATGAATGTGTGCATGAGGTACTTCAAGCCCAATTACAGCTACACCAACTCTTGTACCCCATCCACACTGATCAAGAGCTCTCGTTATTCTCTTGGAAACCGACCATAAATGGGAATAAATCTCATCAGGCAAATCAAACAAATAATCTACTTCTATCTTTGGAACTACCAAAGTATGACCTTTTGCAAGTGGATTGATGTCAAGAAAAGCGATACATTTATCATCTTCTGTAATAATATATGCAGGCAGTTCACGTCGAATAATTCTTGTAAAAATACTACTCATAATTTATAATTTATTCTATTTCTTCAATTTTAAAACTCATTTTTCCAGCAGGGACTTGAACTTCTACAACTTCTCCCTTCTTTTTTCCCAATATGGCCTGAGCAATTGGGCTATTAACAGACAACTTTGAGCTTTTCAAATCAGCTTCGTTGTCAGGCACTAGCGTATAAGTCATTCTTTGGTTAGTTTTCAAGTTCAACAAAGTTACACGAGAAAGTATCCGAACTTTATCACTTTCCAGTTTGGATTCATCAATGATTTTACAGTTACTTATTATTTCTTGTAGTTTATTTATCTTGAGTTCAAGCATAGCTTGAGCTTCACGCGCGGCATCGTATTCCGCATTCTCCGATAAGTCTCCTTTTTCTCTTGCTTCGGCAATTTGTTGGGATATTCGTGGGCGTTCAACAGAAATTAAATATTCCAATTCTGCTTTTAATTTTTCATAACCCTCTCTGGTAACTAATGTTTGTTTTCCCATATCGTTATAAAAATTTTTGATGTGCCTATGCAGGCACATCAAGTAAGACATATTAAATTATTACAATTTACTTTTTCTTTGAACCTTTTGGGGTGGGATTACCAAGATCTAATTTAATGCCAAAAACATGCGTCCCATCAAAAGGATTGGAAGCACGATAAGCGTAGTCCAAAGCAATGAAAGATTGCTTTTCTTTATTCAAAGGTACCTGAATAGTTAAACCAGCAGTTGGACCAGTAAAAGCGGTTGTTCGAGTACTTACATCCCACATTCCCTGCTCATAAGTATATCCAGCATGAAGTAAGAAAAGATTTTTAAAATTATACTCAAATCCAGCTGAAAAACCATCTTTACCAAAAGCATTGGACAAGAAATTAGCAGTTACAGTAAGCACATGAGGGTTAATAGGATCTGGGTCTATAATGAAGTCATATGCAGCTCCAATGTTTAAAACTACTGGTAACTGAAATGCAACACTTCTGTTTTCTATAGTTAAGCTTACATCTGAGTTCTGAAAATTACCTCGACCTGTTAATCCATCACCTTTAAATCTCATAGGGGGCCCTATATTTCTCAAAGAAATCCCAAAGTGAATATTTTCATTTTTTCCTGTAACATATTTCAGACCTGCATCCAATGCTATGCCTTGAGCACTATTATCTGAAATGGCTTCATTAATTACTCTTACTAAAATTCCACCATAAATCTTGTTATTAAAAGAGCGTGAATATGCCATTCCTACATTCAGAAAAGAAGGTCTGAAATTTCCTATACCTCCCTCGGGTACATCTACCCTTGTAATAGGTATGTTTCCAAAAGTTATCGACATGACACTTAAGCCAAGGTAATTAAATTCACTCAGTTTTTGAGTAAAACCAAAAGCATTGACTTGAATACCACTTCCCTTAAGCCAAGTTGTATTGGCAAAAAGTAACTCCGTAGACTTAGTAAAAGCAATTCCTGCAACGTTTAAATGCATCGCTTCTACACCTTTTATCACAGCCGTATTAGATAATCCCCACCCATTAGCTCGTGGATAAGGCAAAATAAGCAACTCACCAGCCCCTGCCTCTCCAGCACGATCTTCATTACCAGCTTTGATGTTGTTCCACATTGGGAACCAAATCAACATCAAAAGAAAAATTAATGTTTTTTTCATTGCTTGCAATTTTAGAAATTATTTAAATCCAATGGACGTAATGAACCAAACCATTTAATGGTGCGTTCTCCCACTCCTGGTGCATTTACATGAATAAGATACAATCCTCCTGAAATTGGAATTCCTGCTTCATTCTTAAGATCCCAGTCGATATACGTTACCTCAGGATCATCTTTTGTAAACTGACGAATCAGTACACCATTCAACGTGTAAATACTCACCGTACACTTAGATGGTAAATTGATGATCTTTACTCGATTGTCAACTTGATTGATTTCATAGTCGCTTCTCGCATAATATGGATTAGGAACAACGTTTATGTTGTCAAGTACCGAACGAGCAATATCAACCATGTTAAACTTTGGCGCAAATTTATGAGTCGAGAACCTGTACATCGGATAATTTTTATTCTTAGGATTAGCAATACCAGTAACAGAATAATTTTGTTTATAAGGTCTCGTGACACGTATACGTATCCTTACTTCACTGTTCAACCATTTGTGATTCCACCTTAATAAAGGAATACCAACCCACATAGCATCTTTGAAAACATTTCTTATATTGGTTGAAGAAGGATTACTTAATTTTTGGTAAATGTAATCTCCTTCATCGTAGGCTGGAACATCGTTGGCTGTCGTACCATTGTGACCAAATACGTAAATGAAATGCATTCCACCAAAGATATACTGATTCAGAGCTTCGACAGTAGTTGTAGGATTAAGAATCATATCACGACCATTATCACCAGCAAACCAACTGTTTTCACCAAACATAACGTTCAAACGCTCACCAGTTTCAACATTAATAGCATAACCCGGGAACCATCCCATGCTCATGGTCTTCCCATCATACGTAGCCTCAGGGGTACCAGAATTTCCATTCTTATCCACTGATGGATGTTTTCTTAACTCTCCTTTAGCAGCATTACCCTCAGAAAGTAACTTGTCGTCACATGTTTCAATCACTGGACACCTTGACCACTTAGATTTATCAGGTGTTAACACTATATCTACACTGTATAGATTACTCATCTTATTAAGAGTTAAAAAAGATTTGAAAGCCGGTATCCCAGGATTGTTAGTCTCATGAGAAGTCAATCTGTAGGGAGCCCATGTTCCATTTAAAATTTTCTCATAATATTGACCAGGATCGATAAAATTATTACCATCTTTAAAATCATTATATGTAGGATCATTTTTGTTTTCCAGCGTACCTGCTCGAATCCAATTATATGGTGTATTTCCATCAATATCAGGCAAACCGCTCAACCAACGATCATTTGGATCAGAATAAAC
It contains:
- a CDS encoding CCA tRNA nucleotidyltransferase is translated as MKEALSHPIFEIIHQTALELNYPCEVIGGYVRDFLLFRQLGTEIDLVVEGDGIYFAKQLASKLKPSPQVVIFRNFGTAHFTYHGINIEVVGARKESYRDFSRNPIVSPATLYEDKLRRDFTINAIGISLGKNFGEISDPFNGVKDLENKILRTPNDPMVTLYEDPLRILRAVRFATRFKLVVEEKLLEAARQNAHRIKIVAPERINEELEKILSLPNPSRGFRLLDEIYLLHEILPELVDLKGVSTVEGYHHKDNFEHSLKVLDNVSRSSQKIALRWAALLHDIGKARTKQLDKEKGWTFHGHDAIGSRMVIDIFKRLHLSQEKTEYVSKLISLHLRPINLVDEGVTDSAIRRLIFDAGNELEDLFILVEADITSRNREKVKRYLQNFRILKERILEVEQKDRIRNFQPPVSGDEIMKLLHLPPGPTIGTLKKSIKDAILDGIIPNEKEAALNFLYEQAKKLGLMNGN
- a CDS encoding plasmid pRiA4b ORF-3 family protein → MQHIYRFRITSDDNDDFLRVIDIPANFTFLELHHYLYKILKLEGNELASFYILDNKYNKKKEITLIDMNVNDDENAESILLMENVKLNQIIDDPHQKLAYVYDFMNMYTFNLELIKTFQGKEHSLYPQIIESIGEPFIETPPFKNLIHENVLTESEFNNQIPDEEDLKALLSDDNQELDLESDYFTDEDK
- a CDS encoding phosphosulfolactate synthase, which encodes MTNFNLKHLPERTTKPRKFGLNMVMDKGLSLQEIEGLLDVAGHLIDFVKLGFGTAVVTQKLPEKIQLYKSAGIKVYFGGTLFEAYLIRGQINEFIKLLEKFELDTVEISDGSMDFDHNAKCKYISTFAKNFTVLSEVGSKRPEIIIKPAEWVKQMLLELEAGSSYVIAEAREAGNIGIYNHSGAAKKTLISKISEKVPFEKIIWEAPQKSQQVYFIKEFGANVNLGNIPPSEVIPLETLRLGLRGDTFFQFLPDELKNFYKEFDI
- a CDS encoding NAD(P)-binding protein is translated as MKKIAIIGAGPAGSTAAYYLSKHQKKHSFQIDIYEPSPYVGGMAATIELWQQKADLGPHRFFSYDPIVNQLWDECVDGKFAYVKRKTRIYYKGKFFHYPLQASDIVTKLNPIETTEALFSYLVQKIKPSQDLDTFDSWVIHQFGKKLYKTFFKTYTEKLWGIPCHELDADFAKQRIKKFSLSEAIKSILFPSTKKRHKTLAEKFKYPLQGSGQVYEFMINYALHHGANFYPFKVKKIETHNHQATGIFTEKGDFIPYDHVISSMPITDLINAIDDIPTEIKRLASKLRFRNTILVYLLIDNNHLFDDQWIYVHDERLLCGRITNFRNWVPTLYGGNPYTILAMEYWCFDEDKIWLANDEELIQLASTEIVKTNLVQFSQILDGKVIRLAKSYPVYFAGYKKILASIKDYFQFIDNLQLIGRYGSYKYNNQDHSILMGIKAAENIIYNARHDLWNINTDYDTYLEGEIKT
- a CDS encoding crossover junction endodeoxyribonuclease RuvC, whose protein sequence is MSLIKHITVLGVDPGTKHLGYCLMKGYLGKFQQVQILDINVFNSRKTTHEEKLKDIFDFFSNYIKAKKPDIVVIENAFLGKNVQTMLKLGRLQGILFAVGHYLKIPILTLTPGEIKQSVTGKGNASKQQVSFMIKQFFQLNDKLKTDATDAAAVAFTYFIKTKKIIHSPTSNWKKFIEQNPDRIL
- a CDS encoding HIT family protein, yielding MSSIFTRIIRRELPAYIITEDDKCIAFLDINPLAKGHTLVVPKIEVDYLFDLPDEIYSHLWSVSKRITRALDQCGWGTRVGVAVIGLEVPHAHIHLVPIRNLHDLDFSKPKLRLTSEEFEEIKNTIIACLSKL
- the greA gene encoding transcription elongation factor GreA, yielding MGKQTLVTREGYEKLKAELEYLISVERPRISQQIAEAREKGDLSENAEYDAAREAQAMLELKINKLQEIISNCKIIDESKLESDKVRILSRVTLLNLKTNQRMTYTLVPDNEADLKSSKLSVNSPIAQAILGKKKGEVVEVQVPAGKMSFKIEEIE
- a CDS encoding PorV/PorQ family protein; amino-acid sequence: MKKTLIFLLMLIWFPMWNNIKAGNEDRAGEAGAGELLILPYPRANGWGLSNTAVIKGVEAMHLNVAGIAFTKSTELLFANTTWLKGSGIQVNAFGFTQKLSEFNYLGLSVMSITFGNIPITRVDVPEGGIGNFRPSFLNVGMAYSRSFNNKIYGGILVRVINEAISDNSAQGIALDAGLKYVTGKNENIHFGISLRNIGPPMRFKGDGLTGRGNFQNSDVSLTIENRSVAFQLPVVLNIGAAYDFIIDPDPINPHVLTVTANFLSNAFGKDGFSAGFEYNFKNLFLLHAGYTYEQGMWDVSTRTTAFTGPTAGLTIQVPLNKEKQSFIALDYAYRASNPFDGTHVFGIKLDLGNPTPKGSKKK